In a single window of the Pseudomonadota bacterium genome:
- a CDS encoding RNB domain-containing ribonuclease, with protein sequence IATIDPTDARDYDDAISVERRQGGAIRLGVHIADVSHFVVPGGALDEEARRRGTSVYFPRRVIPMLPEILSNGVCSLQEGVRRFARSAFIDYDGDGNPLRARFARTIISSSKRLTYEEAEEISTGGGKGVPRLVRGRIAAMYELARRIEARREREGMLRLDLPEVELVLDAEGRVTDGGPKPHLYSHRVIEMLMVEANEAAARALFDAEIPTLRRIHPAPSDDAFVDLAKFVRALGHKIPTRPTRRDLQELASSVRGEPAERAVNIGILRSLQRAVYSTAPEGHFALASEHYCHFTSPIRRYPDLVVHRALDVLASGVKPAPPEPLTSPLPPSDSEGGAEGEVLDALAAEMSRKERGAEAAEQELRLVLVLHHLSTKVGEEIEGVVTGVADFGLFVQMPKFLVEGVVKLADLGDDWWDVSTERGTVRGETTGRSIRIGDRLPVIIAEVDVPHRRLVLVAPRKKDAAGAKPAKNAKPAKSAPPEKQPRRGGKRHR encoded by the coding sequence CGATCGCGACGATCGATCCCACCGACGCCCGGGACTACGACGACGCCATCAGCGTCGAGCGGCGGCAGGGCGGCGCGATCCGGCTCGGCGTGCACATCGCCGACGTCTCCCACTTCGTCGTTCCCGGCGGCGCGCTCGACGAGGAGGCGCGTCGGCGCGGCACGAGCGTCTACTTCCCGCGGCGCGTGATCCCGATGCTGCCGGAGATCCTGTCGAACGGCGTGTGCTCGCTGCAGGAGGGCGTGAGGCGGTTCGCGCGCAGCGCCTTCATCGACTACGACGGCGACGGCAACCCGCTCCGCGCCCGCTTCGCGCGCACGATCATCTCCTCTTCCAAGCGGCTGACCTACGAGGAGGCGGAGGAGATCTCGACGGGCGGGGGCAAGGGCGTCCCGAGGCTGGTCCGCGGCCGGATCGCCGCGATGTACGAGCTCGCGCGTCGCATCGAGGCGCGGCGGGAGCGCGAGGGGATGCTCCGCCTCGATCTGCCGGAGGTGGAGCTCGTGCTCGACGCCGAGGGCCGGGTGACGGACGGCGGGCCGAAGCCGCACCTCTACTCCCACCGCGTGATCGAGATGCTCATGGTCGAGGCGAACGAGGCCGCGGCGCGCGCCCTCTTCGACGCCGAGATCCCGACGCTGCGCCGGATCCACCCGGCGCCGAGCGACGACGCCTTCGTCGATCTCGCGAAGTTCGTGCGCGCCCTCGGCCACAAGATCCCGACCCGCCCGACGCGGCGCGACCTGCAGGAGCTCGCGTCGTCGGTCCGCGGCGAGCCGGCGGAGCGGGCAGTGAACATCGGCATCCTGCGCTCGCTGCAGCGGGCGGTGTACTCCACCGCGCCGGAGGGCCACTTCGCCCTCGCGAGCGAGCACTACTGCCACTTCACGAGCCCGATCCGGCGCTACCCGGATCTCGTCGTGCACCGGGCGCTCGACGTGCTCGCGAGCGGGGTGAAGCCCGCCCCGCCCGAGCCGCTGACCTCCCCCCTCCCCCCCTCCGATTCGGAGGGGGGGGCGGAGGGGGAGGTGCTCGACGCGCTCGCCGCCGAGATGTCGCGCAAGGAGCGCGGCGCCGAGGCCGCGGAGCAGGAGCTCCGGCTCGTCCTCGTGCTGCACCACCTCTCGACGAAGGTCGGCGAGGAGATCGAGGGCGTGGTCACGGGCGTCGCGGACTTCGGCCTGTTCGTGCAGATGCCCAAGTTCCTCGTCGAGGGCGTCGTGAAGCTCGCGGATCTCGGCGACGACTGGTGGGACGTCTCGACCGAGCGCGGCACGGTGCGCGGCGAGACGACCGGGCGGTCGATCCGGATCGGCGACAGGCTCCCGGTGATCATCGCCGAGGTCGACGTCCCGCACCGGCGGCTCGTGCTCGTCGCGCCGCGGAAGAAGGACGCGGCCGGCGCCAAGCCCGCCAAGAACGCGAAGCCTGCGAAGAGCGCGCCGCCCGAGAAGCAGCCCCGACGCGGCGGGAAACGACACCGGTAG
- a CDS encoding AAA family ATPase, producing MFDRWLQLKGTSALVLGPRRCGKTTLLRMRFPDYAYATLDDLDLLALAKKDPKGFVSRLGPRAIIDEIQRLPALTIAVKHAIDSEGARVLMTGSSSVGLLDAAADTLAGRIDVVSLPTACWGEDAGPPTHRVFDDPQDPLEQKEAARRLDDALAFGLFPEIVTAAGAEAKRELLARYKNSYFTRDMMRFANLENADAILSLYLHLARSIGSHLEVAHFAREAGVSQVTARKYLASILHSQLGFRRTGYQYGPAKRLARAAKSYFADNGVLGSLSARPSDGQIMESFVVAELEKRRKLGLIAAEQLHYYKSAAGREIDVVFEDGDALRAVEIKTTAAPSGRDLRNLREFAASFGRPVRACLFYAGAERAEIDGVALVPITALYRGR from the coding sequence ATGTTCGACCGCTGGTTGCAGCTGAAGGGCACCTCCGCGCTCGTTCTCGGGCCGCGGCGTTGCGGCAAGACGACGCTCCTGCGGATGCGTTTCCCGGACTACGCCTACGCCACCCTCGACGACCTCGATCTGCTCGCGCTCGCCAAGAAGGACCCCAAGGGGTTCGTCTCCCGGCTCGGGCCACGCGCGATCATCGACGAGATCCAGCGGCTGCCGGCGCTCACGATCGCGGTGAAGCACGCCATCGACAGCGAGGGCGCGCGTGTCCTGATGACCGGCTCGAGCTCGGTCGGCCTGCTCGACGCCGCGGCGGACACGCTCGCCGGGCGCATCGACGTCGTCTCGCTCCCCACCGCCTGCTGGGGCGAGGACGCCGGGCCGCCGACGCACCGCGTCTTCGACGACCCGCAGGACCCGCTCGAGCAGAAGGAGGCGGCGCGTCGCCTGGACGACGCGCTCGCGTTCGGCCTGTTCCCGGAGATCGTCACCGCGGCCGGCGCCGAGGCGAAGCGCGAGCTGCTCGCGCGCTACAAGAACAGCTACTTCACGCGCGACATGATGCGGTTCGCCAACCTCGAGAACGCGGACGCGATCCTGTCGCTCTACCTCCACCTGGCGCGCTCGATCGGATCGCACCTCGAGGTCGCGCACTTCGCGCGCGAGGCCGGCGTGAGCCAGGTCACCGCCCGCAAGTACCTCGCGTCGATCCTGCATTCCCAGCTCGGGTTCCGGCGGACCGGCTACCAGTACGGGCCGGCGAAACGGCTCGCGCGGGCGGCGAAGAGCTACTTCGCGGACAACGGCGTGCTCGGCAGCCTGTCGGCTCGGCCGAGCGACGGGCAGATCATGGAGAGCTTCGTCGTCGCCGAGCTCGAGAAGCGGCGCAAGCTCGGGCTGATCGCCGCGGAGCAGCTGCACTACTACAAGAGCGCGGCCGGGCGCGAGATCGACGTGGTATTCGAGGACGGCGACGCGCTGCGCGCCGTCGAGATCAAGACGACCGCGGCGCCGAGCGGCCGGGACCTGCGGAACCTGCGGGAGTTCGCGGCGTCGTTCGGGCGGCCGGTCCGGGCGTGCCTGTTCTACGCGGGCGCCGAGCGGGCGGAGATCGACGGGGTCGCGCTCGTCCCGATCACGGCGCTCTACCGCGGGCGGTAG